The window TGACGATTCAGGTCCTCACGCAGGCGCGCGAGCACCTCATCGAGCGCACCTACGAGTCGATCGCCGGCGCGAAACAGGCGATCGTCCACCTGTACAACTCCACGAGCGTGCTGCAGCGCGAGGTGGTCTTCCGCACCGACAAGCAGGGGATCATCGACATCGCGCTCGAGGGCGCGCGGCTGTGCCGCGAGTTCGAGAAGCGCGTGCCCGAGACGAAGGTCTACTACGAGTACTCGCCAGAGAGCTACACCGGCACCGAGCTCGAGTTCGCCGTCGACGTCTGCAACCAGGTCATCGAGGTCTTCGAGCCGACGCCCGACCGCAAGGTGATCATCAACCTGCCGGCGACGGTGGAGATGGCCACCCCGAACGTCTACGCCGACTCGATCGAGTGGATGAGCCGTCACCTGGCGCACCGCGAGAACGTCATCCTGTCCCTGCACCCTCACAACGACCGCGGCACGGCGATCGCGGCCGCCGAGCTCGGCTACATGGCGGGCGCCGACCGGATCGAGGGATGCCTGTTCGGAAACGGCGAGCGGACCGGAAACGTCGACCTGGTCGCGCTCGGCATCAACCTGCTGACCCAGGGCATCGACCCGATGATCGACTTCAGCGATGTCGACCAGATCAAGCGGACCGCCGAGTACTGCAACCAGCTGCCCGTGCACGAGCGCAGCCCCTGGGCCGGCGACCTGGTCTTCACCGCCTTCAGCGGCTCGCACCAGGACGCGATCAAGAAGGGCTTCGAGGCGATGGATGCGCGCGCGGCGCGCGAGGGCGTCTCGGTCGACGAACTCGACTGGGCGGTGCCCTACCTGCCGATCGACCCGAAGGACCTCGGGCGCTCGTACGAGGCGGTCATCCGGGTCAACTCGCAGTCCGGCAAGGGCGGGGTGGCGTATCTGCTGAAGAGCGACCATGCCATCGATCTGCCCCGACGCCTTCAGATCGAGTTCTCGGGCGTCGTCCAGGCCAAGACCGACGCGGAGGGCGGCGAGGTCACGAGCGATGAGATCTGGCGCATCTTCTGCGACGAGTATCTGCCTGCCGCAGACCCCGACGAGCGCTGGGGCCGGTTCGAGCTCCTGAGCACACGAACCCAGAGCGACATGTCCGGCGACGTGGTGCTCGAGGTCACCCTGCGCGACGGCGAGGAGCGGGTCTCGGCCTCGGGTCACGGCAACGGGCCGGTGGCGGCGTTCCTCGAGATCGTCCGTGAGCAGGGTTTCGATGTGACCCTGTACGACTACGTCGAGCACGCGCTGAGCTCGGGAGGCGACGCGCAGGCCGCGGCCTACATCGAGCTGCAGGTCGACGGTCAGCGGCTCTGGGGCGTCGGCATCGACGGGGACATCTCGACGGCGTCGCTGAAGGCGATCGTGTCGGGCGTGAACCGATCAATCCGCACGCGTGAGCAGTCGGGCGTGCTCGCCGGCGTCTGAGGCGGATTCACGTCTTGATGATCGGGATCCCGGTCGTCTCGACGGCGACCTTGCGACGGTAGAGCGCGCGCTGCTCGGGCAGTGAGATGTCGAAGATCACCGCGAGGAGGCGGATGACGGCGGTCACCGCGATCCCGATGATCGCCGCGATGACGAGGTTCGCGCCCAGCGCGTGCACGACGGCCAGTGCGGAGCACCCCACCCCGGCGGCGACCGCATAGAGCGATCCGACGTGCATGATGGCGATCGGCACGCCCATGAGCATGTCGCGGAGGATGCCGCCGCCCACCGCGGCGCACACCCCGACGAACACCGCAGGCACCACCGGGAGCCCGAGCGCCAGGGCCTTGCTCGTGCCGAAGGCGCCGAACAGTCCCATCGACAGAGCGTCGAGACCGACGATCACGGCGTTCAGACGCGCGAAGACGCCTGACAGCAGCATCCCGACGAGGGCGGCGACGGTCGCGGTGAGGAGGTACCAGTTGCTCTGCAGCGTGACCGGGGTGGTGTTCAGCAGCAGGTCGCGGATGAGCCCGCCGCCCATCCCCAGCACCACGCCG of the Microbacterium invictum genome contains:
- the leuA gene encoding 2-isopropylmalate synthase yields the protein MKNTQRPSGMPTHKYRPFHEQIRVDLPDRTWPDARITQAPRWCAVDLRDGNQALIDPMSPERKRIMFDLLVSMGYKEIEVGFPSASQTDFDFVRHLIEEDVIPDDVTIQVLTQAREHLIERTYESIAGAKQAIVHLYNSTSVLQREVVFRTDKQGIIDIALEGARLCREFEKRVPETKVYYEYSPESYTGTELEFAVDVCNQVIEVFEPTPDRKVIINLPATVEMATPNVYADSIEWMSRHLAHRENVILSLHPHNDRGTAIAAAELGYMAGADRIEGCLFGNGERTGNVDLVALGINLLTQGIDPMIDFSDVDQIKRTAEYCNQLPVHERSPWAGDLVFTAFSGSHQDAIKKGFEAMDARAAREGVSVDELDWAVPYLPIDPKDLGRSYEAVIRVNSQSGKGGVAYLLKSDHAIDLPRRLQIEFSGVVQAKTDAEGGEVTSDEIWRIFCDEYLPAADPDERWGRFELLSTRTQSDMSGDVVLEVTLRDGEERVSASGHGNGPVAAFLEIVREQGFDVTLYDYVEHALSSGGDAQAAAYIELQVDGQRLWGVGIDGDISTASLKAIVSGVNRSIRTREQSGVLAGV
- a CDS encoding trimeric intracellular cation channel family protein produces the protein MDEPLFVIPLWADLTAVGLGGIQGALFASGFRGQRRLDFLGVAIIGVVLGMGGGLIRDLLLNTTPVTLQSNWYLLTATVAALVGMLLSGVFARLNAVIVGLDALSMGLFGAFGTSKALALGLPVVPAVFVGVCAAVGGGILRDMLMGVPIAIMHVGSLYAVAAGVGCSALAVVHALGANLVIAAIIGIAVTAVIRLLAVIFDISLPEQRALYRRKVAVETTGIPIIKT